A region of the Arachis hypogaea cultivar Tifrunner chromosome 15, arahy.Tifrunner.gnm2.J5K5, whole genome shotgun sequence genome:
atttttcttgctaTGATTATTTTGCTCTGATATGTTAACtggaaaatattttcaaatagcTTAAACAGCAATTCTTGAaacatcaaaaatattttttggttgaTATGTACTCAATTGCTTTGTGTgtgtttgagcagaaaatcaattatatgataacaaatgagttttggtTATCACTCCAATTCTTctcataaatcaagccattcaacatcTTACATGtcatatgttgaataacattgttgcCTTAGGCTTGATAAAAAGTGTTACGGGTATAGAGCTTCCCTTGGTGAAATAGCATACATTGAGGGGGAGCCATGTAACAATTGGAAAGGAAGGAATCCAATTACTCACAAAGGGAGTACTCTAACTTTTGATctcttttcatttcaatttttaataatgtttgtcatcaagggggagattgttgagtttagaAAACTCTAATTTGATtttatgatgaacaaacattattaacttaattaaaattaaaaaattatcaatttgattcttatttcatatgtataaatttataattttgttatgcAGGATATATGTACTCTGGTAAAATGGTCAAACTGTATTAAGAAAGTGTTTTCAGCCTTGTGCATTATTGATATATTTATTGGCTGAGATATGATCATGTTGAATGGGCcgaataagaaagaaaagatcCGAAGCCCAGTGTGAATTCAAAATTTCAGCCttatacaaaattataatatGAATGTTGGCTGAATTATTTAGTTGGGCCAGAATTTAATCATTACTATAAGCCCAAATTATTTTGCTAGAAACTAGCTTGCTTGGTccgaaaacaaaaaaaagagagaaagcaaggAATACTTCCAACGGATCCCATTTCCATCATGTGGTGGATTTCAAATTTCTCTTTGCTTGAGTTAATTGCCTTGGAAACATGAAAGAGAAAATGTCAAAGTAATTTGATGGCATTAAGTGTAGCTTACACGCTACTACACAAAGCATGGAGAGTTGatcctaattaatttatttgtaaaaacactcatagctttgttttttttttctctctctactctttcttctctttcggtCATTTCAACAGAGAAAGTATGGAAGCTAAAGCTAGCTACCGAAAGGAAGAAGAAGCAAGCAACAAGACCattgtaatgatggcaagaaaaagaaaacaaaaagtatgttgtggctgagatcttCAACCAAGAAAGGTAAGATATGGTGAAGTAAGCTCagcctctccataccaaaaatggatgatgaagatttcggtcagaggaagaagatccttggagggatggcttgtctctgattttgctcaaccaccacaggaggtagctacagtggctacgtgatggaggaGGCAGAAGTTAGAGCAAATGAAGCTGTCATCATCAATaactcatcaagggctaggaatccttcttggagtgcaagacaagatggaaggctcggattgatgaagattggtgaccaaggaaggactagaggtaattgcatgttgggttttgcattcggttatctctcctctctctctggccgaatcggtttgcaagaagaagaagaatattaGCTTGGTTTATttggtttcaaccgtggaggcttccccctataattaagggagaacagccagggcttgaagcaaggagtgagagtgcaaggcacagagttctcatagctacctaagctaacagaagttcttctccttcaatgttcttcattttgtatttttctgtttagttttgtctgtcttgagtctcatggaaaaggcagacagtgaggtttgtaagaaaaagctatagagcggaaaaaggcagagtatacaaaattaaaaaaaaaagccatagatgtcttagaggtcctttgtacatctgtgttgtgtttcatgattctgtgggaatccccttgcaagttgggttagcacttagcagttgaaagcttggctgtgaccaagtcaagttcaggattggggattagattctggacttgtcccgaatAGGaaaggtagttcctagggagaattggtgtttgtaatcaaggatgattatagtgaacttccatcattgttgtgatggagactggatgtaggctgcattgcacttggccgctgaactaggatatatcttggtgcgattatctctctctcttctactccatttttgTTTCTGCTACATAGGAGATAAAACCGAAAAATATCTCATGCCGGGtgacgagataaaaagaaaagtctcgtggctgggtacgagacaaaaataaaaaaaatctccagaagttgtttcaaGGACCAGCAAGTTTCAataagcaaaaagggggctaagattcaacccctcccccttctcttagccattgAAAACCATCAAGAATCATTAGATTAtttgatatatttgattaaattgttaTTTAATGGTCTAAATTGATAATCCTACCTTTGTGAAGGATTTCAGGCCTATTAGCTTGTGTaatgttgtttataaaattacCACCAAAATATTGACTAATCGACTTCGACCCTTTCTTCCAAATATTGTTAGTCCTTTATAAAAAGGTTTTATTCCGGGTCGTGGTGTTCGtgataatattattgtggccTAAGAAATTCTGAATTTCATGAAGCACACAAAATCTAAGAAATATACTTTTgcttttaaaaatatcttaaaaagctTATGATATAGTGAATTGGAGGTTTTTGGAGAGTACTCtcattgcttttggtttttctattatcactgttaatttgattataaattatgtccgtgcatcatctctttctattatgtggaatgggaatagattggataGTTTTGCTCCTAGAAGGGAGTTTAGACAGGGTGATCCAATGTCTCTTTACTTATTTGTGCTTTGTATGGAAAGACTTGCCTGCTATATATCTCATAAGGTGGTCGAGGGTGTGTGGAAACCAGTTTCTGTCACTAGGGGTGACCCAAAATTTTTTcgtttgatgtttgcagatgatctcttACTTTTCTATCAGGATACAAAAAGTCAGATCCAAATGGTCATGCATCCTCTTAACATTTTTTGCAAGGCATCTGGCATGAAAGTAAATCTTAAAAAGTCTAaaactttttgttttaaaaatgtgATTGCTtgtagaagagatatttttactagtgtttcaTCAATGCATTTTGTTTTGGACTTAGAAAGATATTTTGGAGTTAACCTTAATCATTTGCGTAACAGTAGGGCTTCTTTTCATTCGGTGATTAAAAAGGTGAGGGAAAGATTAACTAATTGGAATGGAAGACTTTGCCTGATCAAAATTCTGTTGCAGCATCCATTCTTGTCTTTCATATGCaggtatctttttttttcaaattgggtttgcgataaattgtcttctatgatgagacagttcctctagaagggtcaagttgatggtaaaggtctttctcttgttaattggagGACCGTGGTCACTCCAAAGAAATTCGGTGGCCTGGGTGTTAGAGATCCTGCGTgtgttaatatatctttacttgAGAAATTGGTTTGACAACATTTTCATTGTCAGGACAAGACTTGGGTTGCTCTATTGAGGACGAAGTATATGAGGAATGAGGGAGTTTTAAACGGCCATGTCCTTTGCAACGCTtctcatgtttggaagagtaACTCAAAGGCTTTTTGTGCTCTTAAGGATGTCTTCTCTTGGTGTGTtgggtcacttgatcaatctttttagtttgacaattggagtattgagggtctaattgctcaagatgtcccttttgtacatatatctGACTTTGATTTAAATATTAGAGACGTTTAGAAAGATGatcaatggaatctccatgataTTTTCTCTAACATTCCAAAAAATGTCAAACAGCATTTGAATGCTTATAATCCGGATTTAAATGCTGGAGAGAGTTTGGGTTGGTCATAGGGTGTGACATCTTCTATATTCTACTCATCTAGGAGTGGATACAATTGgctagccaaaagaaagtttgactggAATGAGCGTGATAATTAGTTGTGGGTATGACGATTGCATATTCCTGAGAAATACaagttcttgatttggctcagtCTTCATAACGTTATTCCTATGGCAGAGTTTCGTTTGGGTCGTGACTTAGCTTTATCTAGCACTTGTCATCGGTGTCAGAATGATTCTGAATCCATTCTATATTGCCTTCGGGAGTACCTTAGAGCCAAGGAGGTCTGGAACCTTTTAGGCCTGTATTTAGATAACTCGAATTTACGTGATTGACTTTATAGAGGTGCAAGGAGtggaaatatttttcttttcttttcgaccatctggtggatttggagaaacaggaatcatgacttatttaataCAGATGACTCTtggagtgctagtaaagtggtgagtttgattcgtagttcagtaagAGAGTTCCACATTATTTTTGTGATGCATCAATCTTTGTCTGCTCCTTCGctttgtttgcattgggttccacttccagttcattctgttaaattgaattgtgatgctagttgttTTGCTCTTTTTGGCTATGCTGGTTTTAGTTGTATCATTCATAATTttgatggatgttggttgaaaggttgcaATGGAAAAGTCGAAGTAtgcagtgttctttttgctgaattgtttgtgatttggagaggtttacttctAGTTTGGGATAGTGGATTTCGTGAGATTATTTGTGAAATTTAGAAGCTCTTTTCTTAgtaaaccaaagaatgcttgGTAAGGATATTCCGGAATGGGATTTAGTAAAGCATATACAGGAGGTTATGActtatgaattggaattggagagtctctattcttttaattcaaaTAGTGTTACAGATTGTATGGCTAAAGTGCACATTAACTCAATTGGAGTCAACCATGAAGCGAATTTcaacatataataaatttaaatatgaacttagctaattaatttagttttatctctattttttttctttcttttctgtttagtcacaaaaaaaaaactaacaatttcacataaaaataatttcacGTGAGTTTTTACCGTTAAACCATCTAACAGTTCTCAATTATCATTTTCACACAAAAATGTCTTCGAATAAGTAGATACCGGTAACTAAAGCGCCCtaattagtatataataatacTTATACAATCTGCTTCTAGATTCTCTTAGAGAAAAATAGCACCAAACAATTACAAATTATTAGATGCTTGTTACTTTAAGAGGTATCAGTGATAACCTCTGTGGAGAACCTACAATAACAGAAAGCTGAGGGTGTACAAAGCGAGCTAAGTAGCAGGTGCTTAATTTGGCTGCATTTTAGAAGTGCTTCACAAATCGATGATCTAACAACATTAATGCATTTGGTCTTTCTGCTGGATTTCTTCTGAAGCAACGTCTTAGGAAATCTTTTCCCTCTGATGACAATTGTTCAGGTATAGGAGGTATATCCCTCAAAACCTTAAACATAGCTGCCGCCTGCATTGTTCatataattaattacattaaaatCATAATCTAAGTTTCAGTTCATACATTATGCTCTGTGAAGAGGTGTTTAAGcacattaaaataatttaagaagTGCTTACTCCTTCGTATTCGCTCCAAGGAGGCTTCCCTGTGAACATTTCAATAATTGTGCAACCCAAACTCCAAATGTCAACAGCTAAAGCTAGATCAGAGTTGTTATCTCTTTGCATAACTGCATGCATAAGCTGCAAGCAATAGAAAGaggaatcaataaaaaataatgaatgtaCTAGTAGTTAATAAAACATCACAATTCATCACAGCACAAGAGTAATACATACCTCTGGCGCCATCCAGTATGGGCTTCCCTTCAAAGAAAGATCAGCAGCATGCCCAGTTAGCTGTTAACATAGAAATACCATGACTATTAGTACAATAATGTTCACACCAGAAACTTTATGAAATAAATTTACCAGACATAAGTCTCTTCACAACTCACATGTTTAGACATCCCAAAGTCAGCGAGCTTGACAACTCCGGTAGAATCAACTAACAAGTTAGCCCCTTTGATGTCCCTATATTCATAAAAGTAAAAAAGTTGGAAAAAAGAAACGTTAGCATGTACTGATTATGATGAAGGATTGTGCTATATATGCAGCATAAAAAAAACATGTGACTGTACCTATGAATTGTTTTCGTGCTATGCAAGTAAGCTAGCCCTGAAAGAATATGGCGAGTGAAATTCCTAACAACGGATTCCGTTACTGCACCACAATGTTCCCGGACGTATTTGTTTATTGAACCTGGATAGACATATTCCAGATAAATGTAAAACTTGTCTCCAACCTGAGACAACACACAAAGCAGAGTTACTCAATTGAATAATGTGGCCATGTGGGTATGGAAGTTTCGTACGATTAAAgatgagttggattggattgtgcTTACTATTTCACTACCATAATATTGCACAATGTTTGGATGCTTCAGGTTACTAAGAATTTTAATctcctgaaaaaaaaaagggggggggggggggggggggcaagGACGTTTAGCAGTAAGATAAAATAATGAATAACCAGGAAACAGAGTCATGAAACATTGGATAACAAATCAAACAAACCTACCTGCTCTAACTGTTTTATACACTCTTTAGATTTTGGATCATCAGCAAATATTTCTACTTCTTTCATTGCGCACAATGCTCCAGTTTCTCTATTGGTAGCGACATAGACGCTTCCAAAGGTACCTCGACCAATGAGTTTTCCCTTTTGCCATTGGCTCTGCATTGAACAGGATTCATTTCTGCTAGCTTGGGACTGTGCATGAGTAGCAGTTGGTGAAGTCAAGGCCGTGGGAGGAGGCAAGGGTAAGGGATGAACATTGTTGATAGGGCCAATAATAACATCGCGGCGAAAGCTAGCTTGAGGTTTGAAGTTGTCAATGGACAAGGTCTGTATGGGGGAAGAAGGTCTTGTTGGGCTTTTGGAGTTGCCATGGCGTGGGGTCAAGGTTCCCTTTGGACTGTGGTGGGGAGAATTATTGCTGTTAGCATCCATCCCCTTTGGAGACAAATCAAagaatcctcctcctcctcctcctatgaTCTCAGGTGCAGACCAGAAATGGTTATGTTTTGGTGGCGTGTAATGGTACGGAACAAAGTCATCGTTTCTCATGTTCTGTGGACTTAATGTTGGGCTTTCAAAGAGGCTACCGGGAGCACTCTTTGACGATGACACGCTCATCCTCTGGTTGTTATCTCCTCCTCCATAACCACCGTTTTCTTGTGGTCCTACACCTGGCACTCTTCTTTCCATCGAATCATTGCTGTTTCTTGTGCTCGCAAATACACTGTTTCCAAATAACAATACAAGGCTTAAAAATCTAAGGCACAATTCATTCAAATCTATTGTACGAGAATGAGAACTACCTTCGCATGGGAGGATAGGGATTGGAGACGGGGACAGAATCGATGATTAGGGCATCGACTCGAAGTTCGCGTTCGTCAAGGCCTTTGTAGGAGGAGGAGAAAAAGTTGTTCCCGGTGGCGTGGCGCTTTGGAGATGGCGAACGTCGTTCAACGGAGCTATGGCGGTATCCGCGGTGGAAGGAGAGCCCCTCCGGCAAGGGCAAGGG
Encoded here:
- the LOC112748724 gene encoding mitogen-activated protein kinase kinase kinase 5, whose translation is MRWLPSNIFTPPHPHSSSSSTSHSPSSSLSSSPSNAPPPALSAFPSSGRTLQTSTSTSSLTDLLHPRKKPSQDWTRRAWIFGCGIRSSQDDDLDDDDSDAVVPMARSKSINDRSYTRSQTSSSTSSAITVAPQPLPLPEGLSFHRGYRHSSVERRSPSPKRHATGNNFFSSSYKGLDERELRVDALIIDSVPVSNPYPPMRSVFASTRNSNDSMERRVPGVGPQENGGYGGGDNNQRMSVSSSKSAPGSLFESPTLSPQNMRNDDFVPYHYTPPKHNHFWSAPEIIGGGGGGFFDLSPKGMDANSNNSPHHSPKGTLTPRHGNSKSPTRPSSPIQTLSIDNFKPQASFRRDVIIGPINNVHPLPLPPPTALTSPTATHAQSQASRNESCSMQSQWQKGKLIGRGTFGSVYVATNRETGALCAMKEVEIFADDPKSKECIKQLEQEIKILSNLKHPNIVQYYGSEIVGDKFYIYLEYVYPGSINKYVREHCGAVTESVVRNFTRHILSGLAYLHSTKTIHRDIKGANLLVDSTGVVKLADFGMSKHLTGHAADLSLKGSPYWMAPELMHAVMQRDNNSDLALAVDIWSLGCTIIEMFTGKPPWSEYEGAAAMFKVLRDIPPIPEQLSSEGKDFLRRCFRRNPAERPNALMLLDHRFVKHF